CGCTTCCGAAAACTACACCTCCAAGGCCGTCATGGAAGCCATGGGCTCCGTGCTGACCAACAAGTACAGCGAAGGCTACGTGGGCAAGCGCTACTACGGTGGTAACGAAGTGATCGACAAGATGGAAGCATTGGCCATCGAACGTTGCAAGAAGCTCTTTGGTTGCGACCACGTGAACATCCAGCCGCTGTCCGGTTCTCCGGCCAACGCCGCCGTGTACTTCGCCGTCCTCAAACCGGGCGACAAGGTCCTCGGCCTTAAGCTCGACCACGGTGGACACCTTTCTCACGGCCATCCGGTGAACTTCTCCGGCATGCTCTACAACTTCGTGCAGTACGAAGTCGACAAGGAAACGGGCCGCATCGATATGGACAAGGTCCGCGAAATTGCTCTCCGCGAAAAGCCGAAGATGATTCTCGCCGGTTTCTCTGCCTACAGCCGCAACCTCGACTGGAAGCGCTTCAAGGAAATCGCCGACGAAGTGGGCGCCCTCACCATGGCTGACATTTCTCACGTCGCAGGCCTCATTGCCGGTAAGGCTATCGATTCTCCGGTGCCGTACTTCGACATCGTGACGACCACGACCCACAAGACTCTCCGTGGCCCGCGTTCCGCTATCATCATGTGCAAGGACCGCACCATCCAGAAGATGGTGAAGGGCGAACTCAAGGAAGTATCTTTGGCCAAGGAAATCGACAAGGGCGTGTTCCCGGGCATGCAGGGTGGTCCGCATGACCACATCAACGCCGGTAAGGCCGTTGCATTCCTCGAAGCTTTGCAGCCGGAATTCCAGACCTACGCGAAGAACGTCATCAAGAACGCTCAGGCCATGGCCGACGAAATGATGAAGCTCGGCTACAAGGTCATCAGCGACGGTACCGACAACCACCTCATCGTGGTGGACATGACCTCCAAGGGCGTTTCCGGTAAGGAAGCCGAAGTCGCGATGGAAAAGGTCGGCATCTCCTGCAGCCGTTCTACCATCCCGTTCGATCCGCGCAAGCCGATGGACCCGTCCGGAGTGCGTCTCGGTACTGCCGCTATCACGACCCGTGGCTTTGACGAGAGTGACACCCGCGAAGTGACCCGCATCATCGACCGCTGCATCAAGGCCAAGGACGACGATGCTGCTCTTGCCAAGATCCGTCAGGAAATTGTCGAACTCTGCAAGAAGCACCCGCTGTATAAGTAATTTTGCGGAGCAAAATTACTTGGGCTATGAGCTCGGTCGCTACGCTCCCTTTGAGGCGTGAGCGCGGACCTTCGGGCCTTTGAGTAAAATAATGGCGCCTTTGGCGCAAGATATTGAAAAAGTGGTTCGCGTTTGACGGACCGCTTTTTTGCATTTTCCTTCGACCTCAAAGGCGCTTTGGCGCCGACCTCAAAGCCTTGCATGAGCAAGGCGACCCCATGCTTCGCACCTTTTATTATCTTTACCGCATAAACAAGAGGTTTTATGCAGTCCTGGACTGAAATCAAGAAAATCGAGAACCCGACCGAAGAACAGCAGCTCGAGGCGGTGAAACTCAACTGGTATGCCATCAGCCTTATCGAGAACCCGACGGCTGCCGTGCAGAAGGCGGCGTTCGAGCAGAACGTGCAGGCGATTCTCTACATCAAGAATGGCCTTTGTGAAGATTTGAAGGCGGCGCTCAACGCCCTCGACGAACCCGCGCTCCTTGCCGCGGTGAACGGCGACCCGAACATTCTGAAGTTCGTGACGAATCCTGAACTTCTCAAGGCCGCTGTGCGTAGCGACTGGAAAATCGTGAAGAAGATTGATAACGCAAGTGACGAATTGTGGGCCGAGGCGGTTCGCGTGAATGTCGATGCGCTCAAATTTGTCCGTCATCCAGGTGAAGCCGTTCTGATGGCTGCAGTGGAACGTGACTGGACCTATTTGCAAGAAATTGAACATCCGACGGCTGCTATCGTTGTTGCCGCGGTCAAGCAGGATTACCGTGCCTTTGAGTATGTGAGTATCAAGAATCGTACCGAGGCCGTGCAACTTGCAGCCGTACGAACCGATCCGCGTTGCATCCAGTACCTGCAGCGCGCTTCTGAACGGGTGCAGATGGAAGCGGTTCGTAACAACAAGGATGTCTTTCACTTGATCAAGAATCCGGCCGAAGCGGTCAAGGAATTCTGCAAATAGGATTTGCGATGGATTCGTTGCTGCAACGCCCGTTGATTGCTCTCGATTCTGTG
This genomic stretch from Fibrobacter sp. UWH4 harbors:
- the glyA gene encoding serine hydroxymethyltransferase, whose product is MLKSTLQQTDPEIYNIIQEEAERQEYGIELIASENYTSKAVMEAMGSVLTNKYSEGYVGKRYYGGNEVIDKMEALAIERCKKLFGCDHVNIQPLSGSPANAAVYFAVLKPGDKVLGLKLDHGGHLSHGHPVNFSGMLYNFVQYEVDKETGRIDMDKVREIALREKPKMILAGFSAYSRNLDWKRFKEIADEVGALTMADISHVAGLIAGKAIDSPVPYFDIVTTTTHKTLRGPRSAIIMCKDRTIQKMVKGELKEVSLAKEIDKGVFPGMQGGPHDHINAGKAVAFLEALQPEFQTYAKNVIKNAQAMADEMMKLGYKVISDGTDNHLIVVDMTSKGVSGKEAEVAMEKVGISCSRSTIPFDPRKPMDPSGVRLGTAAITTRGFDESDTREVTRIIDRCIKAKDDDAALAKIRQEIVELCKKHPLYK